The following proteins are encoded in a genomic region of Pseudomonadota bacterium:
- the thrS gene encoding threonine--tRNA ligase, translating into MPNMTMPDGSVREIEDGLSGAAFAASISKSLAKKSVAMAIDGTVCDLSDPITGDGAIELLGRDDPRALELIRHDAAHVMAEAVQEIWPGTQVTIGPVIENGFFYDFYRDEPFTTDDLPVIEKKMREIIARNKPFTKEVWSRQKTADVFKSKGEDFKVELLDAIPDGEDVKIYYQGDWFDLCRGPHMASTGQIGQAFKLMKVAGAYWRGDANNPMLTRIYGTAWADDKALKAYLHMLEEAEKRDHRKLGREMDLFHFQEEGPGTVFWHPKGWTMLQNLTQYMRRRIGVDGYAEVNAPQVLDKSLWEASGHWGWYSENMFGVQSADALVHPDDEEVDRRVFALKPMNCPGHVQIFKHGLKSYRDLPVRYAEFGAVHRYEPSGALHGLMRVRAFTQDDAHIFCTADQLEAEILKINDLMMSVYEHFDFDEVEVKLATRPEKRVGSDESWDHAEDILRRSLDQMAANDPRIKVGINQGEGTFYGPKFEYTLKDAIGREWQCGTTQVDFNLPERFGIFYVDRDGEKVQPVMVHRAICGSLERFLGILIESYAGHLPLWLAPTQIVVATITSDADGYAQEVFEAVRKAGFNAQLDVRNEKINYKVREHSLQKVPVIMVVGNREAEERSVNIRRLGVKHQTAMGLDEALTSLREEATPPDLR; encoded by the coding sequence ATGCCCAACATGACCATGCCCGATGGGTCCGTCCGCGAAATCGAGGACGGGCTTTCCGGCGCAGCGTTCGCTGCCTCTATCTCCAAATCCCTCGCCAAAAAGTCTGTCGCGATGGCCATCGACGGCACGGTTTGCGACCTGTCTGATCCCATCACCGGCGACGGCGCGATTGAGCTTCTTGGCCGCGACGACCCGCGCGCCCTGGAGCTTATTCGCCACGATGCCGCGCATGTGATGGCCGAGGCCGTGCAGGAGATCTGGCCGGGAACGCAGGTGACCATCGGCCCCGTCATCGAAAACGGCTTCTTCTACGATTTCTATCGCGATGAGCCGTTCACAACCGACGATCTTCCGGTGATCGAGAAGAAAATGCGCGAGATCATCGCGCGCAACAAACCCTTCACGAAAGAGGTCTGGAGCCGCCAGAAAACTGCCGACGTTTTCAAGAGCAAGGGCGAAGACTTCAAGGTCGAGCTGCTTGATGCGATTCCGGACGGCGAGGACGTCAAGATCTACTACCAGGGTGACTGGTTCGACCTGTGCCGGGGTCCGCATATGGCCTCAACCGGGCAGATCGGGCAGGCCTTCAAGTTGATGAAGGTTGCGGGCGCCTATTGGCGCGGTGATGCAAACAACCCGATGCTAACCCGCATCTACGGCACGGCATGGGCAGATGACAAAGCGCTGAAAGCCTATCTGCACATGCTGGAGGAGGCCGAGAAGCGCGACCATCGCAAGCTGGGCCGGGAGATGGATCTGTTCCATTTTCAGGAAGAGGGACCCGGCACGGTTTTCTGGCACCCCAAGGGCTGGACCATGCTGCAGAACCTGACGCAATACATGCGGCGGAGGATCGGCGTTGACGGCTACGCAGAAGTCAACGCACCCCAAGTGCTCGACAAGAGCTTGTGGGAGGCCTCTGGCCATTGGGGTTGGTACTCGGAGAACATGTTTGGCGTGCAAAGCGCCGACGCGCTGGTCCATCCCGACGATGAGGAGGTCGATCGGCGCGTCTTCGCACTCAAGCCCATGAACTGCCCTGGCCATGTCCAAATATTCAAGCATGGCTTGAAAAGTTACCGTGATCTACCTGTTAGATATGCAGAATTCGGCGCTGTTCATCGCTACGAGCCCTCCGGTGCATTGCATGGGCTGATGCGTGTGCGCGCCTTCACGCAGGACGATGCGCACATCTTCTGCACCGCTGATCAACTCGAAGCGGAGATCCTCAAAATCAACGATCTGATGATGAGCGTCTATGAACATTTTGACTTTGACGAGGTCGAAGTAAAGCTCGCCACGAGGCCCGAGAAGCGGGTCGGGTCGGACGAAAGTTGGGATCACGCCGAAGATATTCTGCGTCGCTCGCTCGACCAGATGGCGGCGAACGATCCGCGCATCAAGGTTGGCATCAATCAGGGCGAGGGCACTTTTTACGGACCGAAGTTCGAATACACGCTCAAGGACGCGATCGGGCGCGAATGGCAGTGCGGAACGACCCAGGTCGATTTCAATCTGCCTGAGCGCTTCGGCATCTTCTATGTGGACCGCGACGGCGAAAAAGTGCAGCCCGTGATGGTGCACCGGGCGATCTGCGGATCGTTGGAGCGCTTTCTTGGGATCCTCATCGAGAGCTATGCGGGCCACTTACCGCTCTGGCTCGCCCCGACCCAGATTGTTGTCGCAACGATCACCTCGGATGCAGATGGCTATGCGCAAGAGGTGTTCGAAGCGGTGCGCAAGGCTGGCTTCAACGCGCAGCTGGACGTTCGAAACGAGAAGATCAACTACAAGGTCCGCGAGCACTCCTTGCAGAAGGTCCCCGTGATCATGGTTGTCGGTAACCGTGAGGCTGAAGAGCGCTCGGTCAACATCCGCAGGCTTGGCGTTAAGCACCAGACGGCGATGGGTTTGGACGAAGCGCTCACGTCGCTGCGCGAGGAAGCGACGCCGCCCGATCTACGTTAG
- a CDS encoding nitroreductase: protein MADSNDALNLILTRRSIPAPFLADPGPNDEQLRTLLTAAMRVPDHGKLAPWRFVILNRADRQTLAPKLRTMRAAADPSLNEQMLDKADEALLAAPTTAIVISTASEHPKIPLWEQELSVGASTMSLIMATHAMGFAAQWLTGWATTDPAASQLLGAGEGESVRAIVHIGTPTAPPAERPRPSIEDKVTMGLGAVA, encoded by the coding sequence ATGGCCGACTCGAACGATGCTCTCAACCTGATTCTCACCCGGCGCAGCATTCCTGCGCCTTTTCTTGCGGACCCCGGTCCCAATGACGAGCAGTTGCGGACGCTTCTGACGGCGGCCATGCGGGTACCTGACCATGGCAAACTCGCTCCGTGGCGCTTCGTGATCCTTAACCGCGCCGATCGGCAGACACTGGCTCCAAAATTGCGGACAATGCGCGCGGCGGCTGACCCATCGCTGAACGAGCAGATGCTCGATAAGGCCGATGAGGCGCTGCTTGCGGCTCCGACGACTGCGATTGTTATCTCAACCGCGTCCGAGCACCCGAAAATTCCGCTCTGGGAACAGGAACTATCCGTCGGTGCCAGTACGATGTCACTCATCATGGCCACCCATGCCATGGGTTTTGCGGCGCAGTGGTTGACCGGTTGGGCAACAACTGATCCGGCAGCGAGCCAACTGTTGGGTGCAGGTGAAGGCGAATCAGTGCGGGCAATCGTACATATTGGCACCCCCACCGCGCCGCCGGCCGAACGGCCTCGGCCAAGCATTGAAGACAAGGTTACAATGGGTCTCGGCGCTGTGGCTTAG
- a CDS encoding transglycosylase SLT domain-containing protein: MSTLTSLFSVAGRPNAAAVSETAVAPSASTNARIEQAFQAASERTGLPFDYFLTTAQRESSLDPQAAAQTSSARGLFQFIEQTWLSMMHAHGSSVGLDAQAQQIEQRPDGRYRIADPAARDDVLDLRFDPAISAVMSGFYLQDNAASLEGTLGRPVSIGEGYVAHVMGATGGARLISLAESQPNRSAADVFPVQAEANHGLFYNRDGGPVTVRQLYERLTAGFSAEPVVPNPIPAPVAQAVGEPLSLEPSGFASMPTHEAAPRDVLATHSMFTSARGEAGGAQVPFFAALYAPQNLAPRSLSEESIATHGRSGTEQIMQEQAVAEAGVAAAPPNPVARPESKSNRDDTRVGQPLDLTAFVRSGELTAAYASQLTERRPNDLVPPV, encoded by the coding sequence GTGTCCACTTTAACATCTCTATTCTCGGTCGCGGGTCGGCCGAACGCTGCGGCGGTTTCGGAAACCGCAGTTGCCCCATCCGCGTCGACAAATGCCCGGATCGAGCAAGCTTTCCAGGCTGCGTCGGAACGCACCGGGCTGCCCTTCGATTACTTTCTGACCACGGCGCAGCGCGAAAGTAGCCTCGACCCGCAAGCCGCTGCACAGACATCAAGCGCACGCGGGCTCTTTCAGTTTATCGAGCAAACGTGGCTATCGATGATGCATGCGCACGGCTCGTCGGTCGGCCTTGATGCGCAAGCGCAGCAGATTGAGCAAAGGCCGGATGGTCGATATCGCATAGCAGACCCGGCCGCCCGCGATGATGTTCTCGACTTGCGCTTTGATCCGGCGATCTCGGCAGTGATGAGCGGGTTCTATCTTCAGGATAATGCGGCTTCGTTAGAGGGCACCTTGGGCCGTCCAGTGTCCATTGGTGAAGGATATGTCGCCCATGTCATGGGTGCGACCGGCGGCGCTCGCCTCATAAGCCTTGCCGAGAGCCAGCCAAACCGAAGCGCCGCCGACGTGTTCCCTGTGCAAGCCGAGGCAAACCATGGCTTGTTCTACAACCGCGACGGCGGGCCCGTCACGGTACGTCAGCTTTATGAGCGTCTGACGGCGGGCTTCTCGGCAGAGCCAGTTGTGCCGAACCCAATCCCGGCACCGGTGGCGCAAGCGGTTGGTGAGCCATTGTCGCTTGAGCCCTCAGGATTTGCGTCGATGCCAACCCATGAGGCCGCGCCCCGCGATGTCCTGGCAACCCATTCCATGTTCACTTCGGCCCGCGGTGAGGCTGGCGGTGCGCAAGTGCCATTCTTCGCTGCGCTTTACGCTCCCCAGAATCTTGCACCGCGGTCTCTCTCCGAGGAGTCCATTGCTACCCACGGCCGATCTGGCACCGAGCAAATAATGCAGGAACAAGCGGTTGCTGAAGCTGGAGTTGCTGCGGCCCCACCTAATCCTGTCGCTCGGCCTGAGTCGAAATCGAACCGTGATGACACACGGGTAGGCCAGCCGCTCGATTTGACCGCTTTTGTGCGCTCAGGAGAACTGACAGCAGCCTATGCGAGCCAACTCACCGAGCGTCGCCCGAATGACCTGGTGCCCCCTGTATGA
- a CDS encoding DUF2336 domain-containing protein, whose protein sequence is MTLRSGALRPMEQRLAATEALAREYLTLDPHQPERAGILATLFECVDDPAVQVRARLAELFANRSDAPRPVVLRLLDDCPAVSAPLFEHSPLLRPQHLIDGIVREDTRIAIAVANRIELTDTIQDCLIERADEDACSALIANPYTSLGEAQIDALIMRFAGDAEILQQLQTFRQLSLVQRCDLVAHHARALSANPLVQAFVPTSRLERLSGMAGERAVLSLLASLVPSGSSETLWTSMDALYKRGFITPAFVLRAAFSGQIDVLEAVIGHLADADPARVRAAVVHPRPAVAAALFKRSGLGASVREVVAMAFVLARELASAQVDWDEGFFAQALSEIVELRLDQAADTEFSRQGDGFDDAVAALCQDLAADILQASARNERDLQMLPPPPSRAASEALFSDTLEGVLIERLVDAA, encoded by the coding sequence ATGACATTGCGTTCTGGTGCCCTGCGCCCGATGGAACAGCGCTTGGCCGCGACCGAAGCCTTGGCCCGCGAATACCTTACGCTCGACCCGCATCAGCCTGAACGTGCCGGAATTCTTGCAACGCTGTTTGAATGTGTCGATGATCCAGCAGTTCAAGTTCGAGCACGGCTTGCTGAACTGTTTGCCAACCGCTCCGATGCACCTCGGCCAGTTGTTCTGCGGCTACTGGATGATTGTCCAGCTGTTTCCGCTCCGTTGTTCGAGCATTCGCCGCTTTTGCGGCCGCAGCACCTGATCGACGGGATCGTTCGCGAAGACACGCGGATAGCCATTGCTGTGGCTAACCGGATCGAACTGACCGATACCATTCAGGATTGCCTGATTGAACGCGCGGATGAGGATGCTTGCTCGGCGCTGATCGCCAACCCTTACACGAGCCTCGGGGAAGCTCAGATCGACGCGCTGATCATGCGCTTCGCCGGTGACGCTGAGATCTTGCAGCAGCTTCAAACGTTCAGGCAGTTGAGCTTGGTCCAGCGGTGCGATCTGGTCGCTCACCATGCCCGCGCGTTGAGTGCGAACCCGCTGGTGCAGGCTTTTGTTCCAACCAGCCGGCTTGAGCGCCTTTCGGGGATGGCAGGAGAGCGTGCGGTTCTGTCGTTGCTCGCCAGTCTGGTCCCTTCGGGCTCTTCCGAGACGTTATGGACGTCGATGGACGCGCTGTATAAGCGCGGTTTCATCACGCCGGCTTTCGTTTTGCGGGCTGCGTTTTCGGGCCAGATTGATGTGCTGGAAGCGGTCATCGGCCATCTGGCGGATGCAGATCCTGCGCGGGTCCGCGCTGCGGTGGTGCATCCCCGCCCTGCGGTGGCGGCAGCTTTGTTCAAACGGTCCGGGCTTGGCGCAAGCGTCCGCGAAGTCGTGGCCATGGCGTTTGTCCTTGCGCGGGAGCTTGCTTCGGCGCAGGTCGACTGGGACGAAGGTTTCTTTGCTCAAGCGCTGAGCGAGATCGTCGAGCTGCGCCTCGATCAGGCAGCAGATACGGAATTCAGCCGGCAAGGGGATGGCTTTGACGATGCTGTTGCAGCGCTGTGTCAGGACCTTGCTGCCGATATTTTGCAGGCGAGCGCCCGCAACGAACGCGATCTGCAAATGCTTCCCCCGCCACCGAGCCGTGCGGCAAGCGAAGCCCTGTTCAGCGACACGCTTGAAGGTGTGCTGATCGAGCGGCTGGTAGATGCGGCTTAG
- a CDS encoding Hpt domain-containing protein → MTSTIAKGQYETIDPPTNLRAKVRVLSGREAAEFDPVKKAEQAVERLSSNFNDWMNEEVERLVEQWGAARNSDFNTDRRAALYRAAHDLRGQAATFGYPSVGRIAGTFCDVLDDLEGEDLPDGFLDKFVSAIRAIARETDKDPENETAIALADQLAEAAYSYTKPIKRSA, encoded by the coding sequence ATGACCTCGACCATCGCCAAAGGCCAGTACGAAACAATCGATCCGCCCACCAATTTGCGGGCAAAGGTGCGCGTACTGTCGGGGCGCGAAGCGGCAGAGTTTGATCCTGTCAAAAAGGCCGAGCAGGCCGTTGAACGGCTATCAAGCAATTTCAATGATTGGATGAACGAGGAGGTCGAGCGGCTCGTTGAGCAATGGGGGGCCGCACGCAACTCGGACTTCAACACAGACCGACGCGCTGCATTGTATCGCGCGGCTCACGATCTTCGCGGCCAGGCTGCCACATTTGGCTACCCAAGCGTCGGGCGTATCGCTGGTACGTTCTGCGATGTTCTTGATGATCTCGAGGGCGAAGATCTGCCTGACGGGTTTCTTGACAAGTTTGTCAGTGCCATCCGAGCGATCGCTCGTGAGACCGACAAGGACCCGGAAAACGAGACGGCGATCGCTCTCGCCGATCAGCTTGCCGAAGCTGCCTACAGCTACACAAAGCCTATCAAGCGCTCGGCCTAA